CCTGGCCGAATCGTGGATGGGAGGCGTGGTTGTAGGAGAGGGCGGTACCGATTTTCGCCTCTAAATTCAGCATCGGCAGAAACTCAAGGAGGATATCGATCGCATGCGCCTTCTCACCGGCGGCGGGCAGCGGCGCGCGCTCGCCATAGAATAAGCCTGCGCCCTCTCGTGCGTCGCTGCGGCCAATTTTGCGTCGGGCCCGCGAAACCGCCGTCATTATGCCAGTTCGCGCCAGCCCTTGGAAATCGAGTACGGCGTCGAATCGGCGGCGTCGTATCTCGACCAAAAGGCGGCTGAACGACACCAGCCCGCGACCACGGTGGAAAATCAAGATGTCGTCGATTGCCGCGCAGTTCTCGACCAAAGCGGCGAACCGGTCCCGAACCACCCATGTCAGCCTGGTATCCGGCGCCTGATCCTTGATCGACTGGGCAACTTGCAGTCCATGCACGATGTCGCCGATCGATGACGGCTTGATAATCAGGATCTCGGTCATTGCGGTGGGCCTATGAGGCGATCGGCGTCAGGTTAATCGATTTTCGACATCTTGGCGTTCCACGGCGCGGCGCGTCCCGTTCTGGTTGCCAAATATCGTCGCGAATGCAAGGCTCATTGGAAGGGGCCAAGTGCCGAGCTCGATCCAGGTCAGGTTGAAATTGAGCCGCAATCCTTAGCGCTGGGCGACCCTGCGGCCGCAAAAGGGGCCGCCCCTGATTTCTTTCCCAAATGCGAAAACTGCCCTTGGCAAGGACAGTTGGATGGCATAGATATTACGCCGCTAAGATACACGGACGCGGGGTGGAGCAGTCTGGTAGCTCGTCAGGCTCATAACCTGAAGGTCGTAGGTTCAAATCCTACCCCCGCAACCAAAATAATACAATAAATACCATAACTTACTATGAAGAGCCCGCCCTAGATGAGGCGGGCTCTTCTCGATTGGGCACCATATGGGTACCGCCGGGAATCAAGTTTAGGCCAGTTTCGCGGAATGATTTGAGCCTGTCCCTCCTATAAACTCTGTCCGTCGCAGTATCCTTTGATTATTGCGCCTTAGGACTGAATGTGGCGCCTAGCGTACGCGTACAGGCCTCCGTTCCGGAATCTGAGTTTTTGGAAGAGACACAGTCCCGGTCCGAAAAGCCACGGTCTCTGCGGCCGACGGGGTTTTCAGGAGGCACAACCTGCGCCGCGCCTGGGCATCGCTGCTGTTCGACGATGTGACCCAGGAGCAGGACCGAAAGACCCGAGACCCCGTCGCTCCGGCCAAGCCCTCAGCGGCGGCCGAGCGCAAGAGAACCAGCCGCCGCACCGATCACGGATCATCCGTCCATTCCATGGAAATCCTGATCGCCGAACTCGCACCCGATGCCGCAACAAATGTCGCCTCAAAAGCAATCCCGAAGCCCCCTCAACGACACAGATCTCCGAGCCAACACCAACCCAAAGCCAAGCCCTTAAACTCATTCAGACGTTCCCAGTGCCGGGAACACAATAACAGCAATCTTCCGTTTCATATCAAGCCATACACGTTTCCATTTAAGGGAACTCCGGTTTAGCGCGTCGCAGGTTTCGAGGCCCCGTTCAATGTCTTGCGCCGAAATTCCGAGACCATGGGCGATCGCCATCGCGAAGGCGGCGTCCAGAAGAGAGTGACCGGTACGGCCGGTCGCAGTGGCCGCCGGGCCGGCGATGCTCACGCTCAGTTGGGGAAACCCGTGGTCATAGAGAACGAGCGCCTCCCGGCGTTCACGCCACTCGGGTCGGACCGCCGGTTTTCCGTCGACGATATGAGCGCCGACGACGGAATTGCCTGTCGACATGGTGACGAAACAGATGCGGGCGGCGTTCGTTAAGGCCGCAATTTCGACGCACAACGGGTCATCCGCATACAGGACAGCAGCTTCGGTCGCAGAGTCGGCAACAATCTTGTAGACGCGCGCGAGATCGGTCAGCGTTCCGACACCGGATCCCGCGATCTGGTCATCACGAACATTCAGGACGGCCCCAACCTGACAACGATCGACGCCCAGCCCCGATTTCACCAGGTCACCCGGTGCGGCCTCCAGAATAGCGATTTCGGTCCTCGGGTCGCTGAGAACCGCGGCCGCGCCGATCGATCCACCGGCGTCGTCTTTCGGAATCCGTTGACGATCGACGAAGGCGCCACCGGCAGTCGATCGCCCCACGACCCGGCCGCTCACGCCGGCGATGTGCGCGACCATGTTTATTGCCGACGTGGAATTGGCGCCGGCGACCACGGCGACGGGAATGCGGGCCGTCGCCGAATGTGGAAAGACCGCCGCGAGGATCTCACCCGCCACGTCGCGCGGCTCGCCGACACTCGGCGCATAGTGCATCCGGAGTCCCGGAAAGCCGTTCACCTCGCAAACCGCCCCGCCCACTTCCCTGTATGATTTCGAGATATCCGGGATGATGAGATCGACGCCGCATACGCGCAACCCGATCGCCCGCGCGGCACGAATGGCGAGGTCTCGATTTTCGGGGTGAACGTCGTCGGTGACGTCGATCGAGCTGCCGCCGGTCGACAGATTCGGCCGGTCGCGAAGATAGAGGCGGCGCCCCGGCTCCGGTATCGAAACCAAGCTAAACCCCTGCCCGGCCAAATGCGATTCGACGTCTTCGTCGATATCGACAATGGTCAGGACATTGCGATGGCCGTATTCCCGCCTTGGGTCGCTGTTGAGGTCGTCGATCAGGTCCCGAATCCGCTTAATGCCGTCGCCGACGATGCTTGGCGGAATGCGCCGCGCGGCGGCTATCAACCGCCCGTCGAAGATGAGCAAACGATAATCCAAGCCCTCGATCACGCTTTCAACGACGACATCCGGGCCGTACTCGAGCGCCGTCGCCATTGCCGCTCGGATCGCGTCCGCATCGGTCAATCTCAACGAAACGGCGACGCCGGAGCCGGTTTCCGCGGGCTTGACGACAACAGGCGCGGCGATGGCTTGTGCGGCCGCCACCGCATCGTCGCCACTCCCGACGCAATATTGATCCGCCATCGGAATGTGATGCCTTTGCAGGAGACGCCAGGTTTTTGCCTTGTGGGCGGCGCGTTCCAGTGCATTGTCGTCCTCGAGACCAAGATTCGACCCCGAAATCACGATACGTCTGCAGCCCTGTCCCAGCTGAACATCGCCGTCGTCGGCGAATTGCGTGGGAATGCCGCCGCGGCGGGCGGCACGAGCCATCGCCGTAGCACCCGCCCCCAGGCCCTCCATGTGGAGCAATTGGCGAAAGGCTTGAACCACACCGTCGAAGTCAATGCTGCTCTCAGACCCGGCGTCATTGCAAATGGTGGCTGACAGCGTGTCATCGACCAACTCGACCGCCATCGATCCAGCGGCCAAGCCAACTATCGGATCTTCGTAGTCGAAACAGATGTCGCAGACCGACGGGTTCGGTTGGGCGCGCAAGTCGAATTGCCGCAAACTCGCGGCAGTGGCGACATTCTGAATATCTAGCGCCAAGTTCGCGATCAATTCCGGCCAGCGTCTGGCAGGGTCATCGGAAATTCTTGGCAGTTCGAACGTTAAATGTGAACGCTTCAAACGCTCTGCAATCGTCGCGATAGCGTTTCGTGCTGTAACGCGATCCAAACGAATCAGGTCGCCCGCTACGACAACGCGAAATCGAATAGCGCTGTGTGGGACGAACAAATTCGGCCCGACATAGACCGCCGAATCGGTCACCGCGACCAGTGAAGACGGTGCCACGTCCGGCGCGACCGCGGGCGCATCGTCTATTCCCCCGGCCATCGGGAGCCTACAGATCTCCGCCCGCGCGCGGCCGTGACCGGCCGACCGTGCTGCGGCCGGAAACCGCGCGCCGATACGATTTGAGCCGCGCCCACGTGGCATCGTTATCGTACGGCACAATGGTGAGGAAATCTCCGGGCCGACACATCCGAAGAGCCGTGTCGAGGGCACTTACCGGATCCGGGATCGCGACGGCGTTGGCGGCATCGACGCCGGACATGATCAATCCATCCCGCATCAACTTCGGGATCTCATG
The sequence above is drawn from the Alphaproteobacteria bacterium genome and encodes:
- a CDS encoding glycosyltransferase family 9 protein produces the protein MTEILIIKPSSIGDIVHGLQVAQSIKDQAPDTRLTWVVRDRFAALVENCAAIDDILIFHRGRGLVSFSRLLVEIRRRRFDAVLDFQGLARTGIMTAVSRARRKIGRSDAREGAGLFYGERAPLPAAGEKAHAIDILLEFLPMLNLEAKIGTALSYNHASHPRFGQGFDGAGPVVLCPHSRRGEKEWPGFEELARRLRRDRPTETIVWSSHETRGDAPVTDDPGFIDLGGRTGLDQLITLITQARLVVSNDSGPMHIAAALRRPVVALFGPTSATRFGPYPPDAPSHHVIVAPGGDLRRLEVDTVLAEIERVLDR